The sequence below is a genomic window from Thalassomonas haliotis.
ATGGAATTGCTCAAGTCTATCCTGAAAATCTCACTTATCGCCCTGACCATGGCCAGTATCCTTAACCAGTATTGGTCGCAATTGTTTGCCATGGCGCAAATGCCTTTGATCCGCTCGATAGAAACCGGCATGAAAATTATCTCCCTGGCCTTTATTATTATGGGCAGCTCGTTATTGCTGGTGGCGGCGATAGATGTGCCCTACCAGAGGTTTGCCATGCTGAAGAAATTACGCATGAGTAAGCAGGAAGTTAAAGAAGAGCATAAAAACAGCGAAGGCCGTCCGGAAATCAAACAAAAGATCAAACAAATCCAGCGGCAAATGAGCCAGGCGCGCATGGAAAAACTGATCCCCGATGCCGATGTAGTGATCGTCAACCCGAGCCATTATGCGGTGGCGCTGAAATACGATGCCGATCGTTCGGCTGCGCCTTTTGTGATTGCCAAAGGAGTGGATCATATGGCGCAGCGCATTAAGGAAATCGCCTACCGCCATGAGTTGGAAGTGCTGGAAGTGCCTGAGTTAACCCGGGCTATTTATTATTCCACCCAGGTAGATCAGGAAATTCCCGGCGCCCTGTATACCGCGGTGGCATACATTTTAACTTATATCATGCAGCTCAAGGCATATCGCCGGGGCCGGGGTAAGGCGCCCAATGCCTTGCCCGATTTTGCTATTCCCGAAAGTTTAAGACGTTAATTAAGAGGTTTATTGTGAACTGGAACACATTAAAGAATACTAAGGTGAGCATTCCTATTTTACTCCTGGCCATATTGGCTATGGTGATCTTGCCTTTGCCTCCCTGGTTACTCGATAGCCTGTTTACCTTCAATATTGTCTTATCCATTATGGTGCTGCTGGTGGCGGTGTCGGCGAAAAGGCCGCTGGATTTTTCCGTGTTTCCGACGGTTTTGTTGATTGCTACCTTGATGCGCTTGACGTTGAATATTGCTTCCACCCGGATAGTGCTGTTGCACGGCCATGAAGGGGGAGACAGCGCAGGTAAGGTGATCCAGGCATTCGGTGAAGTGGTGATCGGCGGCAACTATGTTGTCGGCATGGTGGTGTTTGTTATTTTAATGATCATTAACTTTGTGGTGATCACTAAAGGTGGCGAACGTATTTCCGAGGTGGCGGCCCGCTTTACTCTGGATGCCTTGCCGGGCAAGCAAATGGCGATAGATGCCGACTTAAATGCCGGTATTATCGATCAGCACCAGGCTAAAAATCGCCGCAGTGAAGTTTCCGGGGAAGCGGATTTTTACGGCGCCATGGACGGAGCGTCAAAATTTGTCCGTGGTGATGCCGTCGCCGGTTTGCTGATCTTAGTGATCAATTTGCTCGGCGGCTTAAGTATCGGGGTGTTTCAGCATGATCTCAGTGCCGGTGAAGCCTTCCAGCGTTTTGCCCTGCTGACCATAGGTGATGGTCTGGTCGCCCAGATCCCGTCGTTATTACTGGCAACTGCCGCCGCCATTATTGTTACCCGTATCAATAACGATGACGGCGATGTTTCCAGCCAGGTGCAGCAGCAGCTGCTGGCGACCCCGGCGGTGATCTTTACCGCTGCCGGCGTGATGCTGGTGCTGGGTTTAGTGCCGGGCATGCCTATGATTGCCTTTTTATCTTTTGCCGTCGTTTTGGCTTTTGTCGGCTGGCGCCAGAAAAACCGCGTGGTTGAGGATGAACCGCTGGAGCAGGCGGAAGAAATGGTCGAGGCGCTGACCAAAAAAGACGAACCGCTTAAATGGGAAGACCTGCCATTTATCGATTGCATGTCGGTAGAATTGGGTTATCAGCTGATCTCCCTGGTGGATGAAAGTAAAGAAGCCGAGCTGCTCAGCCGTATCAAGGGGGTGCGCAAAACCCTGTCGGAGAAAATGGGCTTTTTGCTGCCTGAGGTCCGGGTGAAAGATAATTTAACCCTTAAACCCAATGAATACCGCGTCAAGATCAGCGGCGCCAAAGTTGCCGCCGGTATGGTAAAAATAGATGCCTTGCTGGCGATTAAATCCGGGGAAGTGTTCGGCAACCTCGACGGTGAAATTACCCGGGATCCCGCCTATAACATGGAAGCTGTGTGGATAGAGGCGGACAATAAACCTAAGGCGTTAAACCTGGGTTATTCGGTGGTGGATTGCCCGACGGTGATCGCTACCCATGTCAGTAAGATTATGCGGGAAAACCTGGCGGAAATGTTCGGTTTTAATGAAAACGAAGCCCTAGTGCAAAGGTTGCGCAGTTTATCGGCCAAGCTGGCGGAGAGCTTTGACAAGGCGCTGACGGCAAACGAGCAGTTAAAGGTCTTCCGCCAGTTGCTGCAGGAGCAGATTTCGTTGGCGGATATCCGCAATATCACTACGACTATTATCGACTCGGCGGAAACCACCAAAGATCCCGTGCTGTTATGCTCGGATATCCGTTGTGCCTTAAAGCGCAGCATTATGGTCCAGGCCATTGGCGATAGGAGCCGGTTAACCACTTTTACCCTGGCGGATGAGCTGGAGCAAACCTTGCTGTCGGCACTGAACCAGTCGCAGCAGGAGGTTAAAGTGTCGCTGGACAGCTTCCCTATCGATCCAGGTTTATTGAGCCAGTTGCAGCAGCGCATGCCGGCAGTGAAGGAAAAGCTCCAGCAGGACGGTCATCCGGCGGCGTTATTGGTGACCCCGCAGCTGCGGCCTTTGCTGGCAAGATATGCCCGCTCTTTTGCCAAAGGTTTGTCTGTGCTTTCTTATAATGAAGTACCCGAGCATATCCAGGTGGATGTGGTGGGTACTTTGGGCTAGGTAAGTTTGCAAGATGGATAAACTTTTAAGGCAGGCAAAGGGGTTATTCAGGGGCTGGGGAGTGTCTGCCCCCCGGTTTTTTCGTTGGAGAACTAAATCACCAGGAAAAAACGGAAGATAAAAATGGCCAGTAAAAAACAACAGCCGATCACCGGATAAATAATATAGCTGTCGTTATTGCGGCGGGTAAAGCGCAGTACGATTTTGACCAGCAAGATATTATACAAGATCAAAAAGGCGGTCATTAAAATGCCGCCGAATAAGTTGACCCCGGCTAAGCCGTTGAAGCACATGAAGATCAGGACATAGTCGGCCAGAATCATATAAAGCATCAGCTTATGTAACCATCTATGCTGTTTTTGAT
It includes:
- the flhB gene encoding flagellar biosynthesis protein FlhB, with amino-acid sequence MSEDSTQDKSEQASQQKIDRARKDGQLARSKELATAGLLLIGGVAFLWFAPLFSEFFSKLMSRQMQLNRAATRDPSLMASMFAEAVIDMLMVLVPFIFFLNLVLILLGLFPGGFIFVLKAVMPKFSKMNPLSGLKRMFSKDSLMELLKSILKISLIALTMASILNQYWSQLFAMAQMPLIRSIETGMKIISLAFIIMGSSLLLVAAIDVPYQRFAMLKKLRMSKQEVKEEHKNSEGRPEIKQKIKQIQRQMSQARMEKLIPDADVVIVNPSHYAVALKYDADRSAAPFVIAKGVDHMAQRIKEIAYRHELEVLEVPELTRAIYYSTQVDQEIPGALYTAVAYILTYIMQLKAYRRGRGKAPNALPDFAIPESLRR
- the flhA gene encoding flagellar biosynthesis protein FlhA — translated: MNWNTLKNTKVSIPILLLAILAMVILPLPPWLLDSLFTFNIVLSIMVLLVAVSAKRPLDFSVFPTVLLIATLMRLTLNIASTRIVLLHGHEGGDSAGKVIQAFGEVVIGGNYVVGMVVFVILMIINFVVITKGGERISEVAARFTLDALPGKQMAIDADLNAGIIDQHQAKNRRSEVSGEADFYGAMDGASKFVRGDAVAGLLILVINLLGGLSIGVFQHDLSAGEAFQRFALLTIGDGLVAQIPSLLLATAAAIIVTRINNDDGDVSSQVQQQLLATPAVIFTAAGVMLVLGLVPGMPMIAFLSFAVVLAFVGWRQKNRVVEDEPLEQAEEMVEALTKKDEPLKWEDLPFIDCMSVELGYQLISLVDESKEAELLSRIKGVRKTLSEKMGFLLPEVRVKDNLTLKPNEYRVKISGAKVAAGMVKIDALLAIKSGEVFGNLDGEITRDPAYNMEAVWIEADNKPKALNLGYSVVDCPTVIATHVSKIMRENLAEMFGFNENEALVQRLRSLSAKLAESFDKALTANEQLKVFRQLLQEQISLADIRNITTTIIDSAETTKDPVLLCSDIRCALKRSIMVQAIGDRSRLTTFTLADELEQTLLSALNQSQQEVKVSLDSFPIDPGLLSQLQQRMPAVKEKLQQDGHPAALLVTPQLRPLLARYARSFAKGLSVLSYNEVPEHIQVDVVGTLG